One segment of Anastrepha obliqua isolate idAnaObli1 chromosome 3, idAnaObli1_1.0, whole genome shotgun sequence DNA contains the following:
- the LOC129240787 gene encoding negative elongation factor E, which translates to MVYIHFPSNLTEEEHMLQAKYQKLKKKKKALQALKAPKPEPEKPLTLKRPTDARDAREVARKLIKSGAIPAIQKQQTKQDQTSFKRPKGQERAKRAPEASVAAYQPFSSTQNDVAQETIISEIIKEEPRIQNLYQQFATERDREERGLNDKSSLDSTQSEKPRAGNTIFVSGNKVTEEFLKKTFNDYGTIVNVSMEIEKCRGFVSFAKAESADRAIAEMHGKSVNGINLQVQLARRQPQIEPINDATSSAVWSSIAASTSQKGSHKDRREMVQYDEDFLL; encoded by the exons ATGGTTTACAtacattttccatcaaatttaaCAGAGGAGGAGCATATGCTTCAAGCCAAATATCAAAAGCTGAAGAAAAAG AAAAAAGCATTGCAGGCCCTGAAGGCTCCAAAACCGGAGCCAGAGAAACCGCTTACCCTAAAACGCCCTACAGATGCGCGCGATGCTCGGGAGGTTGCCCGCAAACTTATTAAAAGTGGTGCTATTCCCGCAATTCAAAAGCAGCAAACGAAGCAGGATCAGACTTCTTTTAAACGCCCCAAGGGACAAGAACGTGCGAAACGCGCACCAGAAGCAAGTGTTGCGGCTTATCAACCATTCTCCTCTACACAAAATGACGTTGCACAAGAGACAATCATTAGTGAGATAATAAAAGAAGAACCGCGAATACAGAATCTCTATCAGCAATTTGCCACTGAACGCGATCGCGAAGAACGAGGTCTGAATGATAAAAGCTCTTTGGACTCAACTCAGTCGGAGAAACCACGGGCTGgcaatactatttttgtgtcaGGAAATAAGGTAACAGAAGAATTCTTGAAAAAAACCTTCAATGACTATGGCACAATTGTTAATGTGTCAATGGAAATCGAAAAATG TCGAGGGTTCGTGTCTTTTGCGAAAGCGGAATCTGCTGATCGCGCCATTGCGGAAATGCATGGAAAAAGTGTTAACGGAATCAATTTGCAAGTACAACTGGCGCGACGACAGCCACAGATTGAGCCTATTAACGATGCTACGTCATCGGCAGTGTGGTCGTCCATTG CGGCTAGCACGTCACAGAAGGGCAGTCACAAAGACCGCCGCGAGATGGTTCAGTATGACGAGGACTTTTTACTGTAA
- the LOC129241208 gene encoding pseudouridylate synthase 7 homolog → MGKDRKPFKKQSGWRPPKRTNYPSASSKDGCYGKRENKHASMHKREYGVNTRLSLREDQVGITEFVNESAGFTGIVKSRFSDFHVNEIDPNGKVLHLNDLSVPKAPVETLNEEELATSRDQFGGIITADIWEKISALAAMKAKDPAAHPIDINVSNLDKEKRTQIHNILKQLYGQKLVSSTINETKDSKEERFVRISKPKGKPGENRKQWTFPGEYVHFLLYKENMETSEAASRLASRMCLHPSQVNYCGTKDKRAKTTQKFCIKRREPSHILSAAQMSKVRIGNFEFSNDVLKLGDLKGNQFRIALRHVNGDEDKIEEALQNLRDNGFLNYFGLQRFGNHPDIPTYEVGVALLKSDYKTVAELILKPRANDVFFMDKIRNKWWTDRDSAAAAAMFKSNDCIEKKLLDGLAKYGENDYSAALRKIPRNMLLLYPHAFQSLVFNRIASRRVHKFGLKLISGDLVYRNKEEVDGVIEETSIEAIVEDSKEGNEAKEEVAPSTESTNSQNCTVANEASDSIFKRKVKALSIEDISSGNYTLFDVVLPLPGYDITYPNNEVGTWYEEILEEYGLSSDKLRHNVKTYAMAGTYRKLLIRPRELTWKFRKYASAEETLIASDWDYITGKGDGIEKGGEEGKLKALLLDFCLPQSVYATMLVRELLKMDTSAMHQIEMEYNEMNKANNSNQSKSSQNEDKEQMSCDKHDNESDPAVEKRKFESDVSEEVEVKKSKIDG, encoded by the exons ATGGGGAAAGATCGAAAGCCTTTTAAGAAACAAAGCGGTTGGCGTCCACCGAAGCGTACTAATTATCCATCAGCGTCCAGCAAAGATGGTTGCTATGGTAAAAGGGAAAATAAGCATGCAAGCATGCATAAGCGCGA ATACGGTGTGAATACCAGGCTGAGTTTGCGTGAGGATCAAGTTGGCATAACTGAGTTTGTTAATGAAAGTGCTGGGTTCACTGGAATTGTGAAGTCACGGTTCTCCGATTTTCACGTAAATGAAATTGATCCAAATGGAAAAGTCTTGCATTTAAATGATTTGTCAGTTCCGAAAGCGCCGGTCGAGA CTCTCAACGAAGAAGAATTGGCTACTTCACGCGACCAGTTCGGTGGAATTATAACAGCAGATATATGGGAGAAAATTAGTGCATTGGCCGCAATGAAAGCAAAAGATCCAGCAGCTCACCCCATTGATATAAACGTTAGTAACTTAGACAAGGAAAAGCGCACACAAATACATAATATATTGAAACAATTATATGGGCAAAAGTTAGTAAGTTCGACAATTAATGAAACAAAGGATTCTAAAGAAGAGCGGTTCGTAAGGATATCGAAGCCCAAGGGTAAACCAG GTGAGAACAGAAAACAATGGACCTTCCCTGGAGAATATGTACACTTCTTACTATATAAGGAAAATATGGAAACAAGCGAGGCAGCATCAAGATTAGCTTCACGTATGTG TTTGCACCCCTCACAAGTAAATTACTGCGGTACGAAAGATAAGCGCGCAAAGACGACACAGAAGTTTTGTATAAAACGCCGCGAGCCCTCACATATCCTGAGCGCTGCACAAATGTCCAAAGTTCGCATAGGAAATTTTGAGTTTAGTAACGATGTGTTAAAGTTGGGTGATTTAAAGGGAAATCAATTCAGAATCGCTCTACGCCATGTCAATGGAGATGAAGACAAAATCGAGGAAGCACTGCAGAATTTGCGTGACAAcggttttctaaattatttcgGTTTGCAACGATTTGGTAATCATCCGGATATACCCACTTATGAAGTTGGCGTAGCACTTTTAAAATCTGATTATAAAACG gTTGCTGAATTGATCTTAAAACCTCGCgcaaatgatgttttttttatggATAAAATACGGAATAAATGGTGGACAGATCGTGACTCTGCCGCTGCGGCCGCAATGTTTAAATCGAATGATtgtatcgaaaaaaaactgcTAGATGGTTTGGCGAAATATGGCGAAAATGATTATTCTGCGGCATTACGAAAG ATACCTCGGAACATGTTACTGCTCTATCCTCATGCATTTCAAAGTCTAGTGTTTAATCGTATTGCATCACGTCGGGTACACAAATTTGGATTGAAGCTGATATCAGGCGATTTGGTATATCGCAATAAAGAAGAAGTTGATGGTGTCATTGAAGAAACCTCAATAGAGGCTATTGTCGAAGATAGTAAAGAAGGCAATGAGGCCAAGGAAGAGGTTGCCCCCTCAACAGAAAGTACTAATTCGCAAAATTGCACAGTTGCGAATGAAGCAAGCGATTCTATTTTCAAGAGGAAAGTCAAAGCACTGAGCATAGAAGATATTTCTAGCGGTAATTACACACTTTTTGATGTAGTGTTGCCTTTACCTGGCTATGATATAACGTATCCGAACAATGAAGTTGGGACATGGTATGAGGAAATTCTGGAAGAATATGGACTATCATCGGACAAATTACGTCACAATGTGAAAACGTATGCCATGGCTGGAACTTAccgaaaattattaatcaggCCTAGAGAATTAACAtggaaatttcgaaaatacGCTTCTGCAGAGGAAACACTAATAGCATCCGATTGGGACTATATTACTGGTAAAGGGGATGGTATCGAAAAGGGTGGTGAAGAAGGTAAATTAAAGGCTTTGCTGTTAGATTTCTGCTTGCCACAATCAGTGTATGCCACGATGTTAGTGAGGGAGCTATTAAAAATGGACACCTCTGCTATGCATCAAATAGAAATGGAATACAATGAAAtgaataaagcaaataatagCAATCAATCAAAATCTAGCCAAAATGAAGACAAGGAACAAATGAGCTGTGATAAACACGACAATGAATCGGATCCAGCAGTCGAAAAGCGAAAGTTTGAGTCTGATGTTTCCGAAGAAGTCGAagtgaaaaaatctaaaatagaTGGGTAA
- the LOC129241210 gene encoding uncharacterized protein LOC129241210 isoform X1: MTSRLDFDTKLVDLVRANPLLYEKEVRSSPYNLMKKKAELWRSIASSLGVESKPKYCVIRWKNLRDKFRRELQRLQEMDRKAGGVKTPKGSTWHLLNKMSFLESHIRLHCSHSTKCPANNIRSSWIEMDAEQLIEQVTNEDDPLQEAMDEQTVTFDTKKSDNVVNSPPVTSFMKRIESLLEGMDVVNRTKAEKRIVAYLCKCQLKSLENESIDDVVI, encoded by the exons ATGACATCCAGATTGGATTTCGATACAAAACTAGTTGATTTGGTACGAGCAAATCCATTGCTTTATGAAAAGGAAGTACGTAGTTCGCCATACAATCTCATgaaaaagaaagcagaactttGGCGAAGTATTGCCTCATCTTTAGGTGTTGAAAGTAAGC CAAAGTACTGCGTGATTCGATGGAAAAATCTTCGAGACAAATTTCGCCGCGAATTGCAGAGGTTACAGGAGATGGACCGCAAAGCAGGCGGCGTGAAGACCCCCAAAGGATCTACATGgcatttgttaaacaaaatgaGTTTCCTTGAAAGCCATATACGCCTACACTG TTCACACAGTACGAAATGTCCCGCTAACAATATACGATCCAGCTGGATTGAAATGGATGCAGAGCAGCTTATTGAACAAGTAACAAACGAAGATGATCCTTTACAAGAAGCTATGGATGAGCAAACCGTcacttttgatacaaaaaagTCGGATAATGTGGTGAATTCGCCTCCAGTCACGTCTTTTATGAAACGCATCGAGAGCTTACTTGAAGGTATGGATGTTGTTAATCGAACTAAGGCTGAAAAACGCATTGTAGCGTATCTTTGTAAATGCCAACTCAAATCGCTGGAGAATGAGAGCATTGACGACGTAGTAATATAA
- the LOC129241210 gene encoding uncharacterized protein LOC129241210 isoform X2 produces MTSRLDFDTKLVDLVRANPLLYEKEVRSSPYNLMKKKAELWRSIASSLGVETKYCVIRWKNLRDKFRRELQRLQEMDRKAGGVKTPKGSTWHLLNKMSFLESHIRLHCSHSTKCPANNIRSSWIEMDAEQLIEQVTNEDDPLQEAMDEQTVTFDTKKSDNVVNSPPVTSFMKRIESLLEGMDVVNRTKAEKRIVAYLCKCQLKSLENESIDDVVI; encoded by the exons ATGACATCCAGATTGGATTTCGATACAAAACTAGTTGATTTGGTACGAGCAAATCCATTGCTTTATGAAAAGGAAGTACGTAGTTCGCCATACAATCTCATgaaaaagaaagcagaactttGGCGAAGTATTGCCTCATCTTTAGGTGTTGAAA CAAAGTACTGCGTGATTCGATGGAAAAATCTTCGAGACAAATTTCGCCGCGAATTGCAGAGGTTACAGGAGATGGACCGCAAAGCAGGCGGCGTGAAGACCCCCAAAGGATCTACATGgcatttgttaaacaaaatgaGTTTCCTTGAAAGCCATATACGCCTACACTG TTCACACAGTACGAAATGTCCCGCTAACAATATACGATCCAGCTGGATTGAAATGGATGCAGAGCAGCTTATTGAACAAGTAACAAACGAAGATGATCCTTTACAAGAAGCTATGGATGAGCAAACCGTcacttttgatacaaaaaagTCGGATAATGTGGTGAATTCGCCTCCAGTCACGTCTTTTATGAAACGCATCGAGAGCTTACTTGAAGGTATGGATGTTGTTAATCGAACTAAGGCTGAAAAACGCATTGTAGCGTATCTTTGTAAATGCCAACTCAAATCGCTGGAGAATGAGAGCATTGACGACGTAGTAATATAA
- the LOC129240451 gene encoding uncharacterized protein LOC129240451 isoform X1, producing the protein MAAENYHLKWDSHLSYLNSSVATLYKNEKFADVVLYSSSSSCASGNNSENGIPTVGISAHKFILSSCSQFFATMFETAPISSPNGILYVVLPPDLSHRAIQILVQYMYSGEATVANDILSEVLRGGEILKIRGLCRTSSTSSNSHNPQTRAEPLMVNGSDSHYIQNAANRQPPLTSISHAHIPSAHTSDMYVVNKCPTGVNGNCGTRYTMEHLQQLSSQQSSSAQHIQQSHAQQMHPTHNQFRGLGASVLPKDSPVIVKSPKLSQLGLLSAATSSSKHHMCGGISVNKEVAIDPDEKCCYQLNQLQVTNSLCNEMGCSGGCTMPIEDNQLRRRQRSQNDESIRTTVGEQRLEREYSDRSRRPPDEQEQREDIDMASYDRHVHRGSGVSASDRIRDYFLSDSYEHTNSTPAKSNNHFSEQVGGRLANTSPLSHPQNFIAIKQEPADWTTPTSGTDNALPDLSRRSKTALNSPKQPLDFKMPPGGPSVKLEVSAQPHSPQSEQETAAQDSSDYDTRLACETCKQSFDEPKSWVRHLESHAVNTTTTDSESMNMASGITSSSGGNTATAMTNGGDALVKAYVPKKRRRVSQQENSTGHVTLCCDLCSISFETPADWVRHLNNEHTEIELAMFNSKKDNKQKSSNNSNQQNIQQVHLKRFTHRSTYDQPANETQPTAVTSAAPSTSSFSERSEACGKKFSTHSTVSAHKRSHNALNGISVSVSTSVAASSLPSGTDVSVISSMASSLPNEQISTSSEA; encoded by the exons ATGGCAGCAGAAAACTATCATTTGAAATGGGACTCTCATTTGTCCTACTTGAACTCCTCTGTTGCCACACTTTACAA aaatgaAAAGTTTGCCGATGTAGTACTGTACAGTTCCAGCAGCAGCTGTGCCAGTGGGAATAATTCGGAGAATGGTATACCAACTGTGGGTATTTCAGCGCACAAATTTATACTTAGCTCCTGCAGTCAG TTTTTCGCAACGATGTTTGAAACAGCTCCGATTTCTTCGCCGAATGGTATACTTTACGTAGTGCTTCCTCCGGATCTAAGCCACCGCGCCATACAAATTTTAGTTCAGTACATGTATAGCGGCGAAGCCACAGTTGCCAACGATATACTTAGTGAAGTGTTGAGAGGCGGCGAGATATTGAAAATTCGTGGTTTATGCCGCACCTCTTCTACATCATCTAATTCGCACAATCCACAAACAAGAGCTGAACCACTAATGGTTAATGGCAGTGATTCACACTACATTCAAAACGCCGCCAATCGCCAACCACCATTAACATCTATTTCACATGCACATATTCCTAGCGCTCATACAAGTGATATGTATGTCGTCAACAAATGCCCAACAGGTGTGAACGGTAACTGTGGAACGCGCTACACCATGGAACATTTACAACAGCTGTCGTCGCAGCAGTCATCGTCTGCACAGCACATCCAGCAATCACACGCGCAGCAAATGCATCCAACTCACAACCAGTTTCGTGGTTTAGGTGCTTCCGTCTTACCCAAGGATAGTCCAGTTATTGTGAAGTCACCGAAATTATCTCAACTTGGTCTACTTTCTGCCGCAACGTCAAGTAGTAAGCACCATATGTGCGGCGGTATATCAGTAAACAAAGAGGTTGCTATAGATCCTGACGAAAAGTGTTGCTATCAATTAAATCAGTTGCAAGTGACGAACTCTTTGTGCAACGAAATGGGCTGTTCAGGTGGCTGCACTATGCCAATCGAAGATAATCAATTAAGACGCCGACAACGAAGTCAAAACGACGAATCCATTCGTACAACCGTGGGTGAGCAGCGATTAGAGAGGGAGTACTCTGATCGATCTCGTCGGCCACCCGATGAACAAGAGCAACGTGAGGATATTGATATGGCCAGTTATGATAGGCATGTGCATCGCGGCAGTGGGGTCAGCGCTAGCGATCGAA TTCGTGATTACTTCCTATCGGATTCTTACGAACACACAAACTCAACGCCCGCGAAAAGTAATAATCACTTCTCAGAGCAAGTCGGCGGTAGACTGGCAAACACATCACCTTTGTCCCATCCACAAAATTTTATCGCAATAAAGCAAGAACCAGCCGACTGGACCACACCCACTTCCGGCACAGACAATGCGCTCCCAGATTTATCCAGACGATCTAAGACCGCGTTGAATTCCCCCAAACAACCCTTGGATTTTAAAATGCCGCCTGGTGGTCCCAGTGTTAAGCTTGAGGTAAGCGCCCAACCACACAGTCCCCAAAGCGAACAGGAAACAGCCGCGCAAGATTCAAGTGACTACGATACCCGGCTAGCGTGCGAAACGTGTAAACAGTCATTTGATGAGCCTAAATCGTGGGTACGCCATTTGGAGTCACATGCTgtcaatacaacaacaacagattcGGAATCTATGAATATGGCATCCGGTATAACGAGCAGCAGTGGCGGAAATACTGCCACCGCTATGACCAATGGAGGGGATGCGCTAGTTAAGGCGTACGTGCCCAAGAAACGCAGGAGGGTGTCG CAGCAGGAGAATAGCACAGGCCATGTTACACTTTGCTGTGACTTATGCTCAAT aTCCTTTGAGACTCCGGCAGACTGGGTGCGGCACTTAAATAACGAACACACCGAAATAGAGCTGGCCATGTTCAACagcaaaaaagataataaacaaaaaag CTCCAACAACAGTAACCAACAAAATATTCAGCAGGTGCATCTAAAACGATTTACCCATCGTTCAACATATGACCAACCCGCCAACGAAACACAGCCAACTGCAGTGACCTCTGCGGCACCATCAACGTCAAGTTTTTCGGAGCGCTCCGAAGCTTGTGGCAAAAAGTTTTCCACGCACAGTACTGTTTCGGCGCACAAACGCAGCCATAACGCACTCAATGGAATCAGCGTCAGTGTAAGCACAAGTGTAGCAGCATCGTCGCTGCCATCAGGCACCGATGTTAGCGTAATTAGTAGTATGGCTAGCAGCTTACCGAATg AACAAATAAGCACATCGTCTGAGGCTTGA
- the LOC129240451 gene encoding uncharacterized protein LOC129240451 isoform X2, translating into MAAENYHLKWDSHLSYLNSSVATLYKNEKFADVVLYSSSSSCASGNNSENGIPTVGISAHKFILSSCSQFFATMFETAPISSPNGILYVVLPPDLSHRAIQILVQYMYSGEATVANDILSEVLRGGEILKIRGLCRTSSTSSNSHNPQTRAEPLMVNGSDSHYIQNAANRQPPLTSISHAHIPSAHTSDMYVVNKCPTGVNGNCGTRYTMEHLQQLSSQQSSSAQHIQQSHAQQMHPTHNQFRGLGASVLPKDSPVIVKSPKLSQLGLLSAATSSSKHHMCGGISVNKEVAIDPDEKCCYQLNQLQVTNSLCNEMGCSGGCTMPIEDNQLRRRQRSQNDESIRTTVGEQRLEREYSDRSRRPPDEQEQREDIDMASYDRHVHRGSGVSASDRIRDYFLSDSYEHTNSTPAKSNNHFSEQVGGRLANTSPLSHPQNFIAIKQEPADWTTPTSGTDNALPDLSRRSKTALNSPKQPLDFKMPPGGPSVKLEVSAQPHSPQSEQETAAQDSSDYDTRLACETCKQSFDEPKSWVRHLESHAVNTTTTDSESMNMASGITSSSGGNTATAMTNGGDALVKAYVPKKRRRVSQENSTGHVTLCCDLCSISFETPADWVRHLNNEHTEIELAMFNSKKDNKQKSSNNSNQQNIQQVHLKRFTHRSTYDQPANETQPTAVTSAAPSTSSFSERSEACGKKFSTHSTVSAHKRSHNALNGISVSVSTSVAASSLPSGTDVSVISSMASSLPNEQISTSSEA; encoded by the exons ATGGCAGCAGAAAACTATCATTTGAAATGGGACTCTCATTTGTCCTACTTGAACTCCTCTGTTGCCACACTTTACAA aaatgaAAAGTTTGCCGATGTAGTACTGTACAGTTCCAGCAGCAGCTGTGCCAGTGGGAATAATTCGGAGAATGGTATACCAACTGTGGGTATTTCAGCGCACAAATTTATACTTAGCTCCTGCAGTCAG TTTTTCGCAACGATGTTTGAAACAGCTCCGATTTCTTCGCCGAATGGTATACTTTACGTAGTGCTTCCTCCGGATCTAAGCCACCGCGCCATACAAATTTTAGTTCAGTACATGTATAGCGGCGAAGCCACAGTTGCCAACGATATACTTAGTGAAGTGTTGAGAGGCGGCGAGATATTGAAAATTCGTGGTTTATGCCGCACCTCTTCTACATCATCTAATTCGCACAATCCACAAACAAGAGCTGAACCACTAATGGTTAATGGCAGTGATTCACACTACATTCAAAACGCCGCCAATCGCCAACCACCATTAACATCTATTTCACATGCACATATTCCTAGCGCTCATACAAGTGATATGTATGTCGTCAACAAATGCCCAACAGGTGTGAACGGTAACTGTGGAACGCGCTACACCATGGAACATTTACAACAGCTGTCGTCGCAGCAGTCATCGTCTGCACAGCACATCCAGCAATCACACGCGCAGCAAATGCATCCAACTCACAACCAGTTTCGTGGTTTAGGTGCTTCCGTCTTACCCAAGGATAGTCCAGTTATTGTGAAGTCACCGAAATTATCTCAACTTGGTCTACTTTCTGCCGCAACGTCAAGTAGTAAGCACCATATGTGCGGCGGTATATCAGTAAACAAAGAGGTTGCTATAGATCCTGACGAAAAGTGTTGCTATCAATTAAATCAGTTGCAAGTGACGAACTCTTTGTGCAACGAAATGGGCTGTTCAGGTGGCTGCACTATGCCAATCGAAGATAATCAATTAAGACGCCGACAACGAAGTCAAAACGACGAATCCATTCGTACAACCGTGGGTGAGCAGCGATTAGAGAGGGAGTACTCTGATCGATCTCGTCGGCCACCCGATGAACAAGAGCAACGTGAGGATATTGATATGGCCAGTTATGATAGGCATGTGCATCGCGGCAGTGGGGTCAGCGCTAGCGATCGAA TTCGTGATTACTTCCTATCGGATTCTTACGAACACACAAACTCAACGCCCGCGAAAAGTAATAATCACTTCTCAGAGCAAGTCGGCGGTAGACTGGCAAACACATCACCTTTGTCCCATCCACAAAATTTTATCGCAATAAAGCAAGAACCAGCCGACTGGACCACACCCACTTCCGGCACAGACAATGCGCTCCCAGATTTATCCAGACGATCTAAGACCGCGTTGAATTCCCCCAAACAACCCTTGGATTTTAAAATGCCGCCTGGTGGTCCCAGTGTTAAGCTTGAGGTAAGCGCCCAACCACACAGTCCCCAAAGCGAACAGGAAACAGCCGCGCAAGATTCAAGTGACTACGATACCCGGCTAGCGTGCGAAACGTGTAAACAGTCATTTGATGAGCCTAAATCGTGGGTACGCCATTTGGAGTCACATGCTgtcaatacaacaacaacagattcGGAATCTATGAATATGGCATCCGGTATAACGAGCAGCAGTGGCGGAAATACTGCCACCGCTATGACCAATGGAGGGGATGCGCTAGTTAAGGCGTACGTGCCCAAGAAACGCAGGAGGGTGTCG CAGGAGAATAGCACAGGCCATGTTACACTTTGCTGTGACTTATGCTCAAT aTCCTTTGAGACTCCGGCAGACTGGGTGCGGCACTTAAATAACGAACACACCGAAATAGAGCTGGCCATGTTCAACagcaaaaaagataataaacaaaaaag CTCCAACAACAGTAACCAACAAAATATTCAGCAGGTGCATCTAAAACGATTTACCCATCGTTCAACATATGACCAACCCGCCAACGAAACACAGCCAACTGCAGTGACCTCTGCGGCACCATCAACGTCAAGTTTTTCGGAGCGCTCCGAAGCTTGTGGCAAAAAGTTTTCCACGCACAGTACTGTTTCGGCGCACAAACGCAGCCATAACGCACTCAATGGAATCAGCGTCAGTGTAAGCACAAGTGTAGCAGCATCGTCGCTGCCATCAGGCACCGATGTTAGCGTAATTAGTAGTATGGCTAGCAGCTTACCGAATg AACAAATAAGCACATCGTCTGAGGCTTGA
- the LOC129240452 gene encoding pyrimidodiazepine synthase-like isoform X1, with protein MSGGRHLAKGSQKPELPDDGVIRLYSMRFCPYAHRAHLVLNAKGIPYHTIFINLTEKPEWLTEFSPLGKVPAIQLPKEEGNPTLIESLIIAEYLDEKYTEVPLFPKDPIKKALDKVLIERFNSVVSSMYKVFLGGSEAAPGALTDISKGLDVFEKELSSRGTPYFGGEKPGMLDYMIWPWCERSAMLKYLLPDKYEMDKDRFGKLIQWRDLMINDPAVKGFYLDGETHAKFMKARRENVHNYDMLVSDAKRQRTC; from the exons ATGAGTGGAGGCAGACATTTGGCTAAAG GATCGCAGAAACCTGAGCTACCAGACGATGGAGTTATACGGTTGTATTCCATGCGGTTCTGTCCCTATGCCCATAGGGCGCATTTAGTTCTAAACGCCAAAGGCATTCCATATCATACCATATTTATCAACCTTACTGAAAAACCTGAATGGCTGACCGAATTCAGCCCATTGGGAAAGGTGCCAGCAATACAATTACCAAAAGAAGAGGGCAACCCAACTTTGATTGAGTCTCTCATAATTGCTGAATACCTTGATGAGAAGTACACCGAAGTTCCTCTTTTCCCTAAAGACCCTATAAAGAAAGCACTGGACAAGGTACTCATTGAGAGATTCAACTCTGTGGTGAGCTCCATGTACAAGGTATTTTTGGGTGGAAGCGAAGCGGCACCAGGTGCATTAACTGACATCTCGAAGGGACTAGATGTGTTCGAAAAGGAGCTGAGCTCGCGTGGAACACCTTACTTCGGTGGCGAAAAACCTGGCATGCTAGACTACATGATTTGGCCATGGTGTGAGCGTTCTGCAATGTTAAAATATTTGCTACCGGACAAGTATGAAATGGATAAAGATCGCTTTGGAAAACTA ATCCAATGGCGAGACTTGATGATAAACGATCCTGCAGTAAAAGGGTTCTATTTAGATGGCGAAACGCATGCAAAGTTTATGAAAGCACGTCGTGAAAACGTTCATAACTATGATATGCTCGT GAGTGACGCTAAACGACAAAGAACTTGTTGA
- the LOC129240452 gene encoding pyrimidodiazepine synthase-like isoform X2, whose amino-acid sequence MSGGRHLAKGSQKPELPDDGVIRLYSMRFCPYAHRAHLVLNAKGIPYHTIFINLTEKPEWLTEFSPLGKVPAIQLPKEEGNPTLIESLIIAEYLDEKYTEVPLFPKDPIKKALDKVLIERFNSVVSSMYKVFLGGSEAAPGALTDISKGLDVFEKELSSRGTPYFGGEKPGMLDYMIWPWCERSAMLKYLLPDKYEMDKDRFGKLIQWRDLMINDPAVKGFYLDGETHAKFMKARRENVHNYDMLV is encoded by the exons ATGAGTGGAGGCAGACATTTGGCTAAAG GATCGCAGAAACCTGAGCTACCAGACGATGGAGTTATACGGTTGTATTCCATGCGGTTCTGTCCCTATGCCCATAGGGCGCATTTAGTTCTAAACGCCAAAGGCATTCCATATCATACCATATTTATCAACCTTACTGAAAAACCTGAATGGCTGACCGAATTCAGCCCATTGGGAAAGGTGCCAGCAATACAATTACCAAAAGAAGAGGGCAACCCAACTTTGATTGAGTCTCTCATAATTGCTGAATACCTTGATGAGAAGTACACCGAAGTTCCTCTTTTCCCTAAAGACCCTATAAAGAAAGCACTGGACAAGGTACTCATTGAGAGATTCAACTCTGTGGTGAGCTCCATGTACAAGGTATTTTTGGGTGGAAGCGAAGCGGCACCAGGTGCATTAACTGACATCTCGAAGGGACTAGATGTGTTCGAAAAGGAGCTGAGCTCGCGTGGAACACCTTACTTCGGTGGCGAAAAACCTGGCATGCTAGACTACATGATTTGGCCATGGTGTGAGCGTTCTGCAATGTTAAAATATTTGCTACCGGACAAGTATGAAATGGATAAAGATCGCTTTGGAAAACTA ATCCAATGGCGAGACTTGATGATAAACGATCCTGCAGTAAAAGGGTTCTATTTAGATGGCGAAACGCATGCAAAGTTTATGAAAGCACGTCGTGAAAACGTTCATAACTATGATATGCTCGTGTAA